One part of the Anaeromyxobacter sp. Fw109-5 genome encodes these proteins:
- a CDS encoding DUF99 family protein — protein sequence MTRFPPPGRALRAIGFDDAPFERRRRGDVGLAGVVCAGTRFEGLVWGRVRQDGWNATEAILALLLGGKFLPQLHLVLLDGLGFGGFNLVDLEGLAARLGRPCVAVMRRMPDLAGVERAVRRLPRPERRLALLARAGPIHRLDGFVFQVQGAEPAATAQALARVTDRGHVPEPLRLAHLVGAAFREGESGKRA from the coding sequence GTGACGCGGTTCCCTCCGCCGGGCCGCGCGCTCCGCGCGATCGGCTTCGACGACGCGCCGTTCGAGCGGAGGAGGCGCGGGGACGTCGGCCTCGCCGGCGTGGTCTGCGCCGGGACGCGCTTCGAGGGGCTCGTCTGGGGCCGCGTGCGCCAGGACGGCTGGAACGCGACGGAGGCGATCCTGGCGCTGCTCCTCGGCGGGAAGTTCCTGCCCCAGCTCCACCTCGTCCTGCTCGACGGGCTCGGCTTCGGCGGCTTCAACCTGGTGGATCTCGAGGGCCTGGCCGCGCGGCTCGGCCGCCCGTGCGTGGCGGTGATGCGCCGGATGCCGGACCTCGCCGGGGTGGAGCGCGCGGTCCGCAGGCTCCCCCGGCCGGAGCGGCGGCTCGCGCTGCTCGCGCGTGCGGGTCCCATCCATCGCCTCGACGGGTTCGTGTTCCAGGTGCAGGGCGCCGAGCCCGCCGCGACGGCCCAGGCGCTGGCGCGCGTCACCGACCGGGGCCACGTCCCCGAGCCGCTCCGCCTCGCGCACCTCGTCGGCGCCGCGTTCCGGGAGGGCGAGAGCGGGAAGCGCGCCTAA
- a CDS encoding metallophosphoesterase family protein, with protein sequence MRVGLVSDTHGLVDPRLPEVLEGADLVLHAGDIVKPEILAVLREIAPVKAVRGNNDEGLPALARLPETAVVEVGALTLLLVHDLGARERPKLPARPLLARHRPELVVHGHSHRPGAARVGGTLFVNPGSAGPRRFSLPRTAAILEVRGRAVRVTFFDLSREAPAPFGDPIEAAL encoded by the coding sequence ATGCGCGTCGGGCTCGTCTCGGACACGCACGGCCTCGTCGATCCCCGGCTGCCGGAGGTCCTCGAGGGCGCCGACCTCGTGCTGCACGCCGGCGACATCGTGAAGCCCGAGATCCTCGCCGTGCTGCGCGAGATCGCGCCGGTGAAGGCCGTGCGCGGGAACAACGACGAGGGGCTGCCCGCCCTCGCGCGCCTGCCGGAGACCGCGGTCGTCGAGGTGGGAGCGCTCACGCTGCTGCTCGTCCACGACCTCGGCGCGCGAGAGCGGCCCAAGCTCCCGGCGCGCCCGCTCCTCGCGCGGCACCGTCCCGAGCTCGTGGTCCACGGCCACTCCCATCGGCCGGGCGCCGCGCGCGTGGGCGGCACCCTGTTCGTGAACCCGGGGAGCGCGGGTCCTCGCCGCTTCTCGCTGCCGCGCACGGCGGCGATTCTGGAGGTGCGAGGCCGCGCCGTCCGCGTCACGTTCTTCGACCTCTCCCGCGAGGCGCCGGCGCCGTTCGGCGATCCCATCGAGGCGGCCCTGTGA
- a CDS encoding class II glutamine amidotransferase yields the protein MCRLFGQHAHPGFDVCEPLCSAANALRFQSHRHPHGWGIGWYVDGSPHVRRGILPAHADDSFVAAGQEVRSAVVLAHVREASVGPVLPENTHPFLFDRWLFAHNGTVARFRDVPAVREAIEREIDPDLRREIRGDTDSERVFYLFLTRLRAGGAPRDADLPAVRRALADTTETVLRIAEAEPSPKPTSLNLVVSDGRLLAACRHGRTLHVASAAGPRPVFAVASEPIGPGPWEELPEGGFVGTEDGARVERGRL from the coding sequence ATGTGCCGCCTCTTCGGCCAGCACGCCCACCCAGGCTTCGACGTCTGCGAGCCGCTCTGCAGCGCGGCGAACGCGCTCCGCTTCCAGTCGCATCGCCACCCGCACGGCTGGGGGATCGGCTGGTACGTGGACGGGTCCCCTCACGTCCGGCGCGGCATCCTGCCCGCCCACGCCGACGACTCCTTCGTCGCCGCCGGCCAGGAGGTCCGCTCGGCGGTGGTGCTCGCCCACGTCCGCGAGGCGAGCGTCGGGCCGGTGCTCCCCGAGAACACGCACCCGTTCCTGTTCGATCGCTGGCTGTTCGCCCACAACGGCACGGTGGCGCGCTTCCGGGACGTTCCCGCCGTCCGCGAGGCGATCGAGCGCGAGATCGATCCCGATCTCCGCCGCGAGATCCGCGGGGACACGGACAGCGAGCGGGTGTTCTACCTGTTCCTCACCCGGCTCCGCGCCGGCGGCGCGCCGAGGGACGCGGACCTCCCCGCGGTGCGCCGCGCCCTCGCCGACACCACCGAGACCGTGCTCCGCATCGCGGAGGCCGAGCCCTCTCCCAAGCCGACCTCGCTGAACCTCGTCGTCTCCGACGGGAGGCTCCTCGCCGCCTGCCGCCACGGGCGGACGCTGCACGTCGCGTCCGCCGCGGGACCGCGCCCCGTCTTCGCCGTCGCGAGCGAACCCATCGGCCCGGGTCCGTGGGAGGAGCTCCCGGAGGGCGGATTCGTCGGCACCGAGGACGGGGCGCGCGTCGAGCGCGGGCGGCTGTAG